GCAACCCCCGTGTCGATTTCTTGATGAAATTGATCCAGTAACTGTTCAAAGAGCCGATTCTCATGCAATCCCTTAAGCCCCACTCAGCAGAACTGGAACAGGAAGTGATGGCTCGTGGAATTACACGAGTAACCCATTTCACACCGAGCATTAATTTGCTTAGTATTTTCCAACAGGGGGACTTGCTCTCCCGCAATCAACTCGCCGGTGTAGTAGCCAACCATCCCGAACTTCATCTCAATGATTTTATCGAGATCAATGACAAACTTCGTCTGGACAAGAAGCCAGATTACATCAATCTATCAATCGAACACCCAAATCATTTGCTCCTCGCCAGATTCCGGCAAGCTTGTCGTGAATGGTGTGACAGTTGGTGTGTGATCGCAGTTCAACCTAGATGTATCTTCTATGTTGACACACTGTTCTCGGTAGGTAATGCCGCCTCCTCTTACGCCAAGAGTTGCGGCATTTCTGGATCAGTCTCAGCCTTTCGTGCGCTCTTCGAGGATAGAATTGAAGCTTCTAATTTGAATTCAAGCCGGAGTTTAACTCGCGACAATCTTCGACCATGTATGCCGACCGATGTCCAAGCTGAAGTACTCGTTAAGGACAGACTATCAACGGCTGATTTCATTGCCCTCTATTTTGAGACTAATGAACACATGCAGCGGGCGCGCGGCGCATTGTCTTTGTTCGGAGGAATTACAGTGCCGCAGTGTGCTGTTGAACCAAGTTTATTTAAGGAAAGAAATTAATGGCAACAAGACCGGTTTTCATCGTTCAAACACTCACTCCACCTTCTTTCGGGGTAGTGGTCGAGTTTGTTGATTTTTTATGGAGTCCTGGGATGGCTCGTTCGCAGAAGCAGAAGTGTATTGACTCACTTCACGTGGCTATTAAGAAACAACATCAATGCAATCCACTCGAGATCTCAAGTAAGTCTCGAACCCCTTTAGGGGTTGATTTAAGTGCTTTTAATTTAAGTTTTCGGGATCCATCCGGACGGACTGTGTCTGTGGAGTCTGCTTTTCAAGGCAGCAAGGTCTTTCGTGATGCGGGTCCCTTTCATGCACTTTACGGCGCCGTTGCCCGCGATGCAAAGGGCTTTTTTAAGGATAAAATGTATGGTCCTCTAAAGGCTTTCAATTTCTACGGGAAAATTTGGCCCACACGGCCGAAGACCATTTTTTATGACTGGATATACTTAAACTTTCTGTTTCGCAATCCACCTCTTGCCTCATCCATTCTTAAATACGATGCGTTTACAGATATCGAGTTCAATCCCAAGAGATCTATCAACTGTCAGGCCTTTTCCGCTGCTCTATTTGTTGCTTTGTCGCGTGCGGGACAATTGGATGCCATTCTTAAGGATCGCGCTTTCTACATTGAGACAATGAGATCTCTTCCTGAATGGATCGACGGGACATCCTTTGCCCAGCACCACGAACTTTCCTGCTCTGATATTTGTAAATTGGAGAATTGAAATGAAATTATACCATTTCACCGATGCTTCAAATGTCGATTCAATCATGAAGAATGGACTGCTTAGTTGGCAAGAACTCGAACTTCGACGTATAGACCATCGGCCCGGGTCGAATCGTCTATCCCGTGATCTTGATAAACGGAAGGGACTAGAGGACTATGTTCGATTATCTACATGGCGCAATCACCCCATGGCATGGGTAGCGAAGAAGGACAGGATAGAGAACCTTGTTTGGCTGGCAGTTGACGAAGCTGTGCTTGATCATCCAGACGCACTATATAGTAACACAAATGCGACAGCGAACCGGGCTCGCATAAGTAGAAAACTAGCTACAGCACTGTTAATCGGTGACCGTCAGGCTGAAGTGTTGGTCAAGAATTCTATTGGTCCGGAGTTATTAACGCTTGTTGGAGCTGGTTTTGCGGAAAAGCCGGAGTCGTGGTTGCGTCGGTTTCTGTTGTGGTTGCGGCATATCTAGCTTCCTCAATCAGTGTGAGGTTTGCCTATATAGTTGAATTGCGAATTTCACAACTCCCTGAGCGGCCCTTGGGGTACTTTTGCTCTTGTTAAGATGCAATCGGGTAATGTATGGGTTTGTGGTTGTCCCTAAAATGGGAACAAAAGAGAACGTGGCTACGCCAGAGGCCTGTAGTCGTGGGGAAAATTTATACCACATTGTCTTATCCCTCGCGAGACTGCCCTGAGCCTGCCGAATGGGCTTATGCGAGCTCCCATGGGAGTCGATATGTCCGCTGGAGTACCGTAGGCGGCTGTTCAAACTCTTCCCTGAATTTCATCTATTAGTGGTGAAACCCTCCCCCGGACGCTATTTGTCCACCCCCCTGTGTTAAACACATATTCATTTTGGGCGGGATGTGCCATCGGTTAAAAAGGATCAGTTGTGTTTTTTGGCACGAAGACTAAAAGGTGTATTCATGAATGCTGTTTTACTTTTTGCTGCTACCCAGGCGCCCGTGAAGGCGCCGAGGGTGCGACCAGGGAAAACGAAAGTCCCAGCAAGCCATGACCAGTCCACCCCTGCAACGGAAGATATCTGTCAGGTTGTTCTCCATAATGATGACCACAATGAGGGCGGGCATGTTGCAAGATGCCTCATTCAGGTGTTTGGGCATGGGAAGGACATGGCGGTGAAAATCATGATGGAAGCCCATCGGCGCGGACGTTCCATCGCCGAGGTGGAAGCCGAAACCCCTGCCATCCAGCACCGGGATCAGTTGCGGGGCCTTGGCCTCAGTGCGACGGTGGAGAAGGTCTGATGGCCCCAAGTGCGAAACAATTTGAGTTCATCGATAACTCGCTATTCTTGACTGGTCCGAGCGGGGGGCGGGTGAGATTGCAGTGGTTCCCGGTTCCGGAGGCGCATGTTCAGCTGGCCTCGGGGAAATGGCATCCTTTTGAGCCGGAGTTCCGGATCCTGGCCCCTTCAAACGCGCTGCCATCGGATATCCCGGAATCCGATAAGGTCCTGTTGCAGGATAAGTATGAAGCTTTCCATGCTTTTCGTGCCGAATTACCTGTCATGCTTGCGGAAGCCGTTGAACCCTTTAACTGTTACCAGTGGCCATTGATGCGGCTCCTTAAACGGTCTATCCCGGCACGGGATCTGGCGAAAGCTAATCCGGTCCTGGCCTATGCGCTGGCTAATAATGAGCAGTTTAAGGGGAGCCCCGCCCCGGAAGTCACGATAACCCGGGCCGTCCGGTATAGCCGCCTTAAACAACGTGAGATTCTGGGGACACTGGGGTTCCCCGCAACGGAGGCCATGGTTAAACTCTTCAAGAAAGTGCCGGTGGATATCGTCCATCCTGGCTTGATCCGGAAACTGAGGCAATGCACGACCTCACTTAAAACCCTGAAGATTTTTGCCCATCTTCCAACGCTCACCACGGGTGTTATTTTTCTGGCCGGTCAACCCGGTGGGGCGCATTTATTGACATCTAAGTTGCTCTATGAGGTGGTGGAGTCGCCTGATGAGCAGATGGCGGCCCCTACCGGGGATATGCTTTGCGATATCCTGACGGTGGCGCATGAAATGGATGCCACGAATCGATTGCGGCCGTTCCGTTCCAGGCGTGATGTCGAGACATGTCATACCCGGATTGAACAGTTGCATCAGGAATATCTTGCCCGGAAGCAGCAGGAGATTTTGAACCGGATTAACGGAATTGCCCGTCGTATCGCGGAAGAAAAGCGAAAAATCAGGCCGGCACGATTCCCTCCTCCGCCCATTCCGGGCACGGAGACGATTGTTCCGCTGGAGTCCTATGCTGAGTTGAAAAGGGAGTCCGACACCCAGAACAATTGTGTCGGGCGTGGCCGGACCTATGCAGAGAAAGTGCTGAGCGGAGAGATCTATATTTACCGGGTACTGGCCCCGGATCGGCATACGCTCTCCATTGTGAAGCGAGGTGGTTGCTGGCAGATCGGAGAGCTGCAGATGCACAGGAATTCTGGCTGCACACAGGCCACGAGGATGGTGGTCAATCACTGGCTCAATATGAACCAGATGTCGTTATAAGGTCTTATGCAGGAAATAGTTCAACAATTCGTGGACAGCTTTCAGAAGGCTGTACGGATGGAGATGGAGTCCATGCGGGAGCAGTTGGGGCCATTCGAGGTGCCGGTCAGCACTCCCATCGAAACCGCCACACCCCTGAACAGTGCCTATAGGCTATATGACGTCACGGCAGCGGCCTCCGCCGACAAACTGGTCCTTAATGGCGAATGTACGCTGGCTCATGATGAGGGCGAAATACTGGTTACCATTGCCGCAATAGAGGGGGATCAGCTGACTCTGCGGAGCGAAACAGAAATCCCTCAGAGTTCTTCATCCTGGACTTTGGTTATTTACCCGTGGTTCCTCTATGAGCGGCTTCTGCATACGCTGGAATCCCTGCCGGCCTCCCCTGATTTCCATGCCACGAGTGCGCTGACCTTGTTCGGCAAGCTCCCGCCTGTAATGCAAAGCTCGCCATCTGTCTTCCAAGCCCCTGACCTGAATGGGAGCCAGTGCCAAGCAGTACAGTTATGTTGTGACTCGAATCTGGCCTTCATCTGGGGTCCTCCGGGGACGGGTAAAACGCGTACCATCAGCCATATCGTGATGCAGCTCATGGCGCAAGGACATCGCATCCTGCTCACCTCTACCACCAATGCGGCCATTGATCAGGCGTTGGCCGTACTGGCCACAAATCTTGCGGCACAGGATTGTATGAAGGCTGGTCAGATCATTCGTGTCGGCCAGACTAGTGCCGAGACCTATGGGGCAAGCTTGGGCGAGGTCATCAAGGCGCAGAATGAGGCATTGCGCAAACAACTCGACAGGTTGAAAGCCCACGGCCAACCGGTCGTGGGGCAGATCCAAGAATGCGATAAAGCACTCAGGAAGCTCAAAGGGGCGGTGGGTGGGCACCAGTTGGATATGTTCGACCTGCTTCCCGACGATCCCCTGCATGTTGGCGATATCTCCGGTATCGTCAAATATCGGCTGCTTCATCATATCCTCAGAATGAGTCCTACCCGAAAGCAGGCCTTCATTAATTGCCGGCGCCGTAGACTCGTCAGGGCCAATACGCTCTATCAGGCAAAAATCCATGCTGTTTCTACGAAACTTGCCGGAAAAGAGCAGGCGGTTATGAATAACGCGCGCGTGGTGCTGGCCACTATGACGAACATGTATATCAGTAAGCTGCTGATGGCGCAGCAGTTCGACGTAGTAATTGTAGAAGAAGCCGGGATGGCGGTTCTACCAACACTGTTCTATTGCGCAGGGTTAGCGGCAAAGAAGATCATCGCGGTGGGTGACCCCAGACAGTTGCCCCCGATTGTAGTGGCCAGGGATCGTTATGCGCAGCAGGCAATGGGGCGCAATATTTTTGACGTAACGGTGCCGGACCCTGATCTCAGTAAGGTCGTGGTGATGCTCGATACCCAATACCGGATGCACCCCGCGATCGGCTCGCTTGTCAGTGAGTTGTTTTATGGCGGCAGACTGGTGAGCGATCAAAGTACCTCATCCAGGAGTACCATTGCCGCCTGTCATCCCTATCCG
This genomic window from bacterium contains:
- a CDS encoding AAA domain-containing protein; amino-acid sequence: MQEIVQQFVDSFQKAVRMEMESMREQLGPFEVPVSTPIETATPLNSAYRLYDVTAAASADKLVLNGECTLAHDEGEILVTIAAIEGDQLTLRSETEIPQSSSSWTLVIYPWFLYERLLHTLESLPASPDFHATSALTLFGKLPPVMQSSPSVFQAPDLNGSQCQAVQLCCDSNLAFIWGPPGTGKTRTISHIVMQLMAQGHRILLTSTTNAAIDQALAVLATNLAAQDCMKAGQIIRVGQTSAETYGASLGEVIKAQNEALRKQLDRLKAHGQPVVGQIQECDKALRKLKGAVGGHQLDMFDLLPDDPLHVGDISGIVKYRLLHHILRMSPTRKQAFINCRRRRLVRANTLYQAKIHAVSTKLAGKEQAVMNNARVVLATMTNMYISKLLMAQQFDVVIVEEAGMAVLPTLFYCAGLAAKKIIAVGDPRQLPPIVVARDRYAQQAMGRNIFDVTVPDPDLSKVVVMLDTQYRMHPAIGSLVSELFYGGRLVSDQSTSSRSTIAACHPYPGQALVVVDTEGTTQCSRSEGSYSRSNKLTAELCVRLATEAFRDGVESIAIITPYAQQSRLISGLLAGSGIPGDIVECRTVHRFQGNERDMVIMDTVDTLPEMPGVLLAGRKGASSAPHLLNVSISRAKGKLVIVSDVGYFHTHAAGSTIDQVLSMAVQAGVRGGAWSIHSKCLDVNRLCLKMGRKSGLKAAFAI
- a CDS encoding PcfJ domain-containing protein; protein product: MAPSAKQFEFIDNSLFLTGPSGGRVRLQWFPVPEAHVQLASGKWHPFEPEFRILAPSNALPSDIPESDKVLLQDKYEAFHAFRAELPVMLAEAVEPFNCYQWPLMRLLKRSIPARDLAKANPVLAYALANNEQFKGSPAPEVTITRAVRYSRLKQREILGTLGFPATEAMVKLFKKVPVDIVHPGLIRKLRQCTTSLKTLKIFAHLPTLTTGVIFLAGQPGGAHLLTSKLLYEVVESPDEQMAAPTGDMLCDILTVAHEMDATNRLRPFRSRRDVETCHTRIEQLHQEYLARKQQEILNRINGIARRIAEEKRKIRPARFPPPPIPGTETIVPLESYAELKRESDTQNNCVGRGRTYAEKVLSGEIYIYRVLAPDRHTLSIVKRGGCWQIGELQMHRNSGCTQATRMVVNHWLNMNQMSL
- a CDS encoding DarT ssDNA thymidine ADP-ribosyltransferase family protein, coding for MQSLKPHSAELEQEVMARGITRVTHFTPSINLLSIFQQGDLLSRNQLAGVVANHPELHLNDFIEINDKLRLDKKPDYINLSIEHPNHLLLARFRQACREWCDSWCVIAVQPRCIFYVDTLFSVGNAASSYAKSCGISGSVSAFRALFEDRIEASNLNSSRSLTRDNLRPCMPTDVQAEVLVKDRLSTADFIALYFETNEHMQRARGALSLFGGITVPQCAVEPSLFKERN
- a CDS encoding ATP-dependent Clp protease adaptor ClpS, whose translation is MNAVLLFAATQAPVKAPRVRPGKTKVPASHDQSTPATEDICQVVLHNDDHNEGGHVARCLIQVFGHGKDMAVKIMMEAHRRGRSIAEVEAETPAIQHRDQLRGLGLSATVEKV